AAGTCGACCAGCACGTCGGCCCGCTCACCCGGGCCGAGCAGCAGGGTGTGCCCGTCGACGTTCAGCACGGTCGGGTCGAGCCGGTCGTAGCGGTAGCCGATCGGTCGGTTCGGCAGCACCACCGGGGCGGGCAGCAGCCCGGCCTCGTTGCCGATCTGGATGAACTCCGGGCCGGCGGCACGCGGGTCCGGCACACCGCCGTCGCGTCCGTCAGTCGGCCAACCGGTCGGCCGGTCCGCCGCGCGCACGGCGGGCACCATCGGTACCTCACCGGCGTCGGCGTCGGCGACCGCGCCGTCGGCCGCCCACATCGCCGCGTCGGAGCAGGCGCGGTAGAGCTGGAGGTTGAGGCTGCGGTCCAGGCAGGCGTTGAGGATTCGGAACCGGTACGCGCGGGGCCGCACCTCCAGGTACGGGTAGGCGACGCCGTTGACGAGCGGGGTGTCGCCGTACGCCTCGGGGACCGCGGACGGGTGCGGCACTCCGGGGCTCAGCGGCGGCTCGTCCGGCGCGCCGACCGGGTCGTGGTGCGGGTTCGGGACCCAGCTGTCGGTGCGGGTGCCGTCCACGGCTGGGTTGTGCGACCAGGGGCCGTAGTCCCACCGGCCGGTGGGGTTGCGTCCACCGGCCCGGTACGGGTTCTGCCGCGGCTGGTAGACGTGCGGGTGCCAGAGGCTTCCCCGGGCGCCCCAGCGTTCCCGATCCCAGGTCGGGTCCTCGGCGGCGAGTTGGGTGTCGTCGGGCACGAACGTCTTGTCCTCGATCACCAGCGGCAGTTGGTCGGTCGGCAGCACGTCGTCGGCGACGAGTTGGTCCTCGGCGGGGTCGGTGAGCAGGTACAGCGCGAGCTGCCCGCCGTAGACGGTGAGCCGGGCCAGGCCGAGGGTGTTGTCGTGGAACCACATCAGCCGGCCGCTCTGCTCGTTCGGGTAGTAGAGCGTGGTGGCGCCGACGCCGGGCGGCGGCATGTCCGGCACGTGGGTCACGCCCACCCCGGTCGGGTACGGAGTGATCTCCCCGGCCGGGGTGATCCACTGCCCCGGGTTGCCGGCGCTGGTCCAGCCGGTCTGCGCCCCGGCCAGGTGTAGCACCGCCCGGTTCTGCGGGTACGGCGCCGGCCCGTCCAGCGGGCCGAGCCCGGCCCCCTGGATCGTGTCGTCGACCGGCAGGAAAAGCTCGCCGGCCCGGCCGGTGGGGAGCTGGTTGATGAATTTCACCCGGACCGGTCGGCCCCGACGGGCGAGGATCATCGGTCCGAGGTGCCAGGGCCGCTCCGGTGGTGCCACCAGGTTGTGGCCCGACGCGTCGGTGCCCAGGTTGAGCTGCCGGTAGCCGCGCAGCCGGGTGGCCGGCAGGTCCCGGTGCAGCCGCTGGGCGTACTCCTGTAGGCCGATCTCGTAGTAGTCGCAGCCCGGATAGCTGATCGTGTCCGGCACTGCCACCGGCAGGTGGCCGCCGAGGTCGGTGTGGCTCTGCTGGCCCGGAGTGGGCAGCGGGTCGACGAACTTGCGCAGCCCGGTCCCGGGCACCAGCCGCCCGCCGGGGTCACGCGCTGGGCGAGGGCTGTGTGCGAAGTTCGGCACGGGGCCGAAGCAGCGGGGCACCACGGCCGGGTCCAGGCTCTGCGCCCGGACGGTCTCCTCGGCGGTACGCGCGGCCGGCACGAACGCCTCCAGGCCGTTGGTGTCGCGGGTGGTCCGCTCGAAGAAGGTGGTGCGGAGTCTGCGGAAAATCGCCATGACTCTCCCCGGGTTCGGGGCACGAGGTCCGCCACCCCGGCGGGGCGGACCTCGGCACTCTGCTGACGGTCGGTGAGCACTCAACCGCAGCATGCGACTCCGACGGCCGGATAGGAATTACCCAATCGTCCGTATCTGGGACGGCCTCGGCAGGTGAGTGTCCCTGCTCAGCCCGGTGCAGGTGTGTCCGGACGCTCGGGCTGGCAGACCGGGCACCAGTAGGTGACCCGGTCGCCCAGCTCCTCCTTACGGATCGCGGTGCCGCAGCGGCGGCAGGGCTGGGCGCGGCGGCCGTACACGTAGCTGGTCTGCCCCCGGTGCAACGAGCCGGTGCTGCTCTGCGTCCACCGGCCACGGTTGGCGGCGAGCAGCCGCTGCGCGAGGGTCACCATGCCGGGCAGGTCGGGCACCGCGCCGACCGGCGTCCAGGGCGACACGCCGCGCAGGAACAGCACCTCGCACTTGTAGAGGTTGCCCACGCCGGCCAGGTTGCGCTGGTCGAGCAGCGCCTCGCCGATGGTCTGCGCCGGGTGGTCGGTGAGGCGACGGACCGCCTCGGCCGGGTCCCAGTCTGTGCCGAGCAGGTCGGGGCCGAGGTGGCCGACCAGTTGGTCCTCCTCGCTGGTCGGCACCAGGGTCATCTCGTGCAGGTGGTAGCCGACCGCGACCGCGCCGGGGCTGCGCAGCACCACCCGGATCAGGTGTGCGGGCCGGCCGCTCCAGCGTTCCCCCGGTGCGTACGCCCGCCAGGCGCCGTCCATCCGCAGGTGCGAGTGCAAGGTCCAGTGCGCCTCGTCCGGGGCGCTGAACCGCAGCAGCAGGTGCTTGCCCCGGCTGGCCGACTCGCGGACGGTCCAGCCGGCGAGGTCCGTGGTCGCCAGCTGCGGCACCCGGAAATCACTGCTGGTGATCCGCGCGCCGGCCAGCGCGCGGTGCAGCACGCGCGCGGTGTTCCAGACGGTGTCGCCTTCGGGCACGCTGCCATCCTCCCTCTTTTGAGCAGTATTCGCATGTGTCGCTATTTGTACTCAGGTTCCTCATGATCTCCTGACATGCGAGGGTCAGGGGGTTCTGAGGAGAATGCCCATGACGCGACCTCGTTGTCGTATTCCATCCGTCGCCCTCGTCGCCACCCTCGCCCTCCTGCTCACCGCCGCGCTCCTGCCCGCCACCAGCGGAGTCTCGGCCACCCCCGCCGCCGGCAGCCCGATCACCCTCACCGCCGCCGCGCCCGGCAGCGAACGGTGGAACGCCGACCTCTCAGTCGTCGACCGCGACGACGTCAACGTCCGACGTACCGCCGCCGGGCTACGGCTGAGTGCGGCTCGGGCCACCGGCCGCAGCGCGCGCAGCCCGCACAGCGCGGTCGCCGAGGGAATGCTCCTGAGCGCCCCCGCACCCTCGCCCGGCCAGCCACCAGGGTCCGCGCCGAGATCAACGCCTCGGTCCCGGCCGGGGCAAGCGTGGAGGCGCAGGTCCGCGGCTGGCGGGCCGCCGGCTGGACGGAGTGGCGGACAACCACCGCCGGCGCGGTCTTCGACCGGCCGGTCACCCGGGTGCAGACCCGGGTGGTGCTCACCGCACCCAATGGCGGCGCCACCGCGACGGTACGCGGCGTGCGGTTCACCGCCGACGCGACCGCCGCCGTCTCCGCCGCCACGCCCGGGCGCACCTACCGGGTGTACGCCACACGCATCGGGCTGGTCGGCGAACTGACCGCCAACGGCCGTACCGTGCAACCCCGGGACCACTTCGTGGCGCTACCGTCGCGGCGCGGCCTCTCCCCACTCAACACCGGCGACTACACCGTGCGGGTCTGCACGACCAATGGCTCCCGCTGCGAGTACGCCCCGGTCTGGGACGTCGGGCCGTGGAACACCCGCGACGACTACTGGAACCCCTCATCGGTACGCGAAAACTGGAAGAACCTGCCGCAGGGCCGGCCCGAGGCGCAGGCCGCGTACCAGTCCGGCTACAACGGAGGGCGGGACCAGTTCGGGCGTACCGTGCTCAACCCGGCCGGCATCGACCTGGCAGACGGCACCTTCTGGGACGGCCTGCGGCTGACCACCAACGCCTGGGTGGACGTCGCCTACCTGTGGACCGGAGGCGGGCCGCGTGGCGTGGTCGGTGACGGGCCGCTCAACATCCGCGCCGGGGCCAACACGTCATCCGCGATCCGTGGCCTCGCCGCCCGGCTGGCCCACGTGCCGATCCAGTGCTACGTCGTCGGACAATTGGTGGCCGGCCCCTACCGCACCACGAGCCGCTGGAACCGCCTGGCCACCGGGCAGTACGTCAGCCACGCGTACATCTCCAGCGTGTACGGCGGCAACGCGCCGGTCTGCTGAGCCGCACTCACCCCGTCGGGCGCCGGTCAGGGGCGCTCGTCGGGGCGGGCCGAGCGCACCATGTCCTGGTAGCGCGGGTGGCTGGCACCGTAGACGGCGTAGTTGAGTCGGGCGTGCGAGAGGCTCAGATCGCCGTTGGGGCCACCCCGGATCGCGTCGGCGTCGGCATCGGTCTGGCCGTCATCGGTCCAGAAACAGACCGGGCAGGTCCCCCCGCCGGTCCGGGATGCACAGCAGGGACAACCCACGGGAACCACATGTTCACCCACCGGGGAAGCATTCCACAGTCGAATAACAGCCGGATACCGGCAGGAGGCCCTCCGGGAACGCCCGAAGCAGGTCCGTCGGTCGACCGGTGGGTGGCGGATACGGGACAGCGCAGTGACCGACCGGCCCTCGCGCCGCCGGATGCCGTTGGGCAGACTGCGGTGGTGACAATCCGGAGTCTGCCCGCCGTCGGGGCCCTGCTGGTCGTCGTTGCTCTCACCGCCGGTTGCGGCAGTGACGACGACGGCCGGCCGAACGCGGCACCATCCGCCTCGTCCGAGTCGGCCCCCACCGGCCTACCGACCGGGGCTTCGCCCACCGCCAGCGAGGCGGCCCCGCCGGCTCCGCCGTCCGCCGCAGCGCAGGGGCCGACGGAGCGACGGCCGGCCAGCCCGCCGCCGGTGGTGCTTCCTCAGCGTCCGGCCGGTGCGCCCGGCGCGCAGCAGGTCGTCAACGCGTTCAAGGCAGCCGGTCTGAAGGTCCCCCATCCAAAGGACCGCTCAGTCGACTGCGGACCGGACGGGCTCGGCCTGGGCTGTTCCGAGCTGATCGCCACCGACGCCGTCACGGTGTACGTGTTTCCGGACGAGACCAGCGCCAGTGACATCGCGGAGACCTGGGGCGGCCAGTCGTACCGGCGGGGCGCGGTGGTGCTCAACTATCTGGGGGCGAAGACCTCCGCCGCCGATCGCCCCCGCTACGAGAAGGTGCTCAACGGCCTGCGCTGAGCCGGTGCGTTCGGCTGCGGCGGGTAGGTCAGCCGCGTAGGCGCAGGCCGCGAGGGGTGGCCCGGAAGCCTGCGGCGGTCAGCGCGTCGCGCAGGGGCGAGGAGTGCACCGCCTCGCCGTCGGCCCGCTCCACCGACATCGCCCCCAACGCCCCGGAGTGAACGGCGTCGGCCAGCGCCTTGCCGGCCGCGGCGAGCGTGTCGGTGTCGTCGGTGAACGAGAGCAGCGTCCGGCCGCCGCGTTCCACGTAGAGGACGAGGTCGCCGCCGACCTGCACGACCAGCGCACCTGCCTTGCGGCCGGCCCGGTGCCCGGTCGCCGGGGCAGCCCCGTCGCCGGAGTCGACCACCCGTTCCGGCCAGGGCAGCGCCGCGCCGTACGGGTTGGCCGGGTCGGTGGCGGCGAGCACGGTGGCGGGCGTGCCCCGGCCCCGGGCGCCGTCGGTCGGCTCGGCCAGTGCGCGCAGCCGGTCCACCGCACCGGGCACCGCGAACTGGGCCGCGCCCAGCCCTT
The window above is part of the Micromonospora sp. LH3U1 genome. Proteins encoded here:
- a CDS encoding DNA-formamidopyrimidine glycosylase family protein, yielding MPEGDTVWNTARVLHRALAGARITSSDFRVPQLATTDLAGWTVRESASRGKHLLLRFSAPDEAHWTLHSHLRMDGAWRAYAPGERWSGRPAHLIRVVLRSPGAVAVGYHLHEMTLVPTSEEDQLVGHLGPDLLGTDWDPAEAVRRLTDHPAQTIGEALLDQRNLAGVGNLYKCEVLFLRGVSPWTPVGAVPDLPGMVTLAQRLLAANRGRWTQSSTGSLHRGQTSYVYGRRAQPCRRCGTAIRKEELGDRVTYWCPVCQPERPDTPAPG
- a CDS encoding CPCC family cysteine-rich protein, producing MGEHVVPVGCPCCASRTGGGTCPVCFWTDDGQTDADADAIRGGPNGDLSLSHARLNYAVYGASHPRYQDMVRSARPDERP